The Streptococcus gwangjuense nucleotide sequence AGAATTTAAAGAGGTTTACGGGAGTGTAACTGTACAGTTTGGTTCGGTAGATACGCTTGTCACAGAAGTTGACGGAGATGTAAAACAATATCCTGCAGGGATTGCTCATTTTCTTGAACATAAATTATTTGAGAGAGAAGATGCTAGCGACTTGATGTCGGCTTTTACGAGTCTAGGTGCAGATAGCAATGCCTTTACAAGCTTTACAAAAACAAGCTATCTTTTTTCAGCAACGGATCATTTTTTAGAAAATTTAGATTTACTTGATGAATTGGTAACATCAGCACATTTTACTGAAGGTTCCATTTTAAGAGAGCAGGATATTATCCAGCAAGAACGAGAAATGTATCAAGATGATCCAGATTCGTGTTTATTCTTTTCAACTTTAGCGAATTTGTATCCTGGTACACCTTTAGCAATTGATATAGTTGGAAGTGAGGAGTCAATTTCCCAAATCAATCTAACTAATTTGCAAGAAAATTTTACAATGTTTTACAAACCTGTAAATATGTCTCTGTTTTTAGTTGGCAATTTTGATGTGGATCAGGTACAGGATTATTTTGAAAGAAAAGAACTGGAAGATTTAGATGTTCAGGAACTAGCAAGAGAAAAGTTTGTTTTACAATCTATAAAGCAAACAGACAGCATGAGGATGGAAGTATCTTCTCCCAAACTAGCGATTGGTGTTAGAGGTAAACAAGAAGTTGCCGAAGCGGATTGCTATCGACATCATATTTTATTAAAATTATTGTTTGCAATGATGTTTGGTTGGACTTCGGATCGTTTTCAGAAATTATATGAATCAGGTAAAATTGACGCATCCTTCTCTTTGGAAGTTGAAGTAACAAGTCGCTTTCATTTTGTCATGTTGACAATGGATACAAAAGAGCCAGTTGCTTTATCTCATCAGTTTAGGAAGGCTATTCGTAATTTTACAAAGGATTTAGATATTACAGAGGATCATTTAGATATTATCAAAAGAGAGATGTTTGGAGAATTTTTCAGTAGCATGAACTCTCTTGAATTTATTGCAACGCAATATGATGCTTTTGAAAATGGTGAGACAATTTTTGATTTTCCGAAAATTTTACAGGAAATTACTTTGGAGGATGTCCTTGATGCTGGACATCATTTAATAGAGGATGGTGATATAGTTGATTTTACAATATTCCCATCGTAGTAACCTATCATAATCGATACTAGAAAGAAGGAATGACAAGTATGAGGAAAAAAACAATTGGTGAGGTTTTACGTTTAGCTAGAACCAACCAAGGGTTGACTTTAGAAGAATTACACAAAAAAACAGAAATTCAGTTGGATATGTTGGAAGCGATGGAAGCTGATGATTTTGATCAACTTCCTAGTCCATTTTATACTCGTTCTTTTCTGAGAAAGTATGCGTGGGCAGTTGAACTAGATGAGCGAATTGTCTTGGATGCTTATGATTCTGGGAGCATGATTACTTATGAAGAAGTAGATGTTGATGAAGACGAGTTGACAGGCAGGAGACGTTCCAGTAAGAAAAATAAGGCATCATTTTTACCTTTATTTTATTTTATACTCTTTGCCCTATCGATTGTCATTTTTGTGACTTATTATGTTTGGAACTATATTCAAAATCAACCTGAGCGTTCATTTGCGTCTAGTTACAGTGTAGTCCAAGCAACAAGTTCGACTAGTTCTGTAACTCCATCTTCAAGTAGTAGTTCATCAAGTAGCTCTTCGAATATTGAACCAGTTATAAGTGTATCAGGTGAAGGAAATTATGTAGAAATCGCTTATAAAACAAGTAAGGAAACTGCAAAATTGCAATTATCGGTTTCAGATGCTAGAAGTTGGGTTAGTGTTTCAGAAAGTGAGCTTGAGGGTGGTGTGACCTTATCACCGGATAATAAAAGTGCAGAAACAACAGTTTCAACAAAAAATCCTGTGACCATTACTTTAGGTGTTGTCAAAGGTGTTGCTTTAACAGTAGATAATCAGACTGTTGATTTATCGAACTTAACAGCACAAACTGGACAAATCACTGTAACCTTTACTAGAAATTAAGGAAAAACGAATGAAAAAAGAACAAATTCCCAATCTCTTAACAATAGGTCGAATTCTCTTTATACCTATTTTTATCTTTATTTTAACGATAGGAAATTCGATAGAGAGTCATATAGTAGCAGCTATTATCTTTGCTATTGCCAGTATTACCGATTATTTAGATGGATATTTAGCTCGTAAATGGAATGTGGTCAGTAATTTTGGTAAATTTGCAGATCCTATGGCGGATAAGTTACTAGTTATGTCGGCTTTTATTATGCTGATTGAGTTAGGTATGGCTCCGGCTTGGATTGTTGCAGTGATTATCTGTCGTGAGTTGGCTGTGACAGGTTTAAGGCTTTTATTGGTTGAAACTGGTGGGACGGTTTTAGCAGCAGCAATGCCTGGAAAAATTAAAACTTTCAGTCAGATGTTTGCCATTATTTTCTTGCTATTACATTGGACTTTGCTTGGTCAAGTTCTACTTTATGTAGCCTTGTTTTTCACTATCTACTCTGGCTATGATTATTTCAAGGGTAGTGCCTATGTATTTAAAGGGACATTTGGTTCGAAATGAAATCAATAATTGATGTAAAAAATCTTTCTTTTCGCTATAAGGAAAGTCAGGAATACTATGATGTGAAGGATATTACGTTTCACGTGAAACGTGGAGAATGGCTTTCGATTGTAGGGCATAATGGTAGTGGTAAATCAACGACTGTCCGATTAATTGATGGCTTACTGGAAGCGGAATCTGGAGAGATTGTAATTGATGGCCAACGTTTGACTGAGGAAAATGTTTGGAATATACGTCGTCAAATCGGTATGGTTTTTCAAAATCCAGACAATCAATTTGTTGGAGCGACTGTTGAAGATGATGTAGCCTTTGGTTTGGAAAATCAGGGACTTTCTCGTCAAGAAATGAAAAAAAGAGTGGAAGAAGCTCTGGATTTGGTTGGCATGTTGGACTTTAAAAAGAGAGAGCCAGCTCGTCTGTCAGGTGGCCAAAAGCAACGTGTGGCCATTGCAGGTGTTGTAGCCCTAAGACCAGCTATTTTAATCCTAGATGAAGCAACGAGTATGTTGGATCCTGAGGGACGTAGAGAACTGATTGAGACAGTAAAAGGAATTCGAAAAGACTATGATATGACGGTCATTTCCATTACACATGATTTGGAAGAAGTTGCCATGAGTGATCGTGTATTGGTCATGAAAAAAGGGGAAATTGAATCAACTAGTAGTCCAAGGGAACTTTTTTCTCGAAATGATTTAGATCAAATTGGATTAGATGATCCTTTTGCCAATCAATTAAAACATTCTTTGAGCCAGAATGGCTATGATTTACCTGAAAATTATTTGACAGAAAGTGAGCTAGAGGATAAGCTATGGGAATTGCTCTAGAAAATGTGAGTTTTACGTATCAAGAAGGGACTCCCTTAGCTTCAACAGCTTTGTCAGATGTTTCTTTGACGATTGAAGATGGTTCTTATACGGCTTTAATTGGCCACACAGGTAGTGGCAAATCAACTATTTTACAACTTTTAGATGGTTTATTGGTTCCAAGTCAAGGGAGTGTGCGGGTTTTTGATACCTTAATCACATCGACTTCTAAAAATAAAGACATTCGTCAAATTAGAAAACAGGTTGGCTTGGTATTTCAGTTTGCTGAAAATCAGATCTTTGAAGAAACGGTTTTGAAGGATGTTGCTTTTGGACCGCAAAATTTTGGAGTTTCTGAAGAAGATGCGGAGCAGATTGCGCGTGAGAAACTGGCTTTGGTTGGAATTGATGAATCACTTTTTAATCGTAGTCCGTTTGAGCTATCAGGTGGACAAATGAGACGTGTGGCCATTGCAGGTATACTTGCCATGGAACCAGCCATATTAGTCTTAGATGAACCCACAGCAGGCCTAGATCCCCTGGGAAGAAAAGAGCTGATGAATTTGTTCAAAAAACTCCACCAGTCAGGGATGACCATTGTCTTAGTAACACATTTGATGGATGATGTTGCTGAATATGCGAACCAGGTATATGTGATGGAAAAGGGACGTTTAGTTAAGTTTGGTAAACCTAGTGATGTCTTTCAAGATGTTGTTTTTATGGAAGAAGTGCTGTTGGGAGTACCTAAAATTACGGCCTTTTGTAAACGATTAGCTGATAGAGGCGTGTCATTTAAACGATTACCGATTAAGATAGAGGAGTTCAAGGAGTCGCTAAATGGATAGTATGATTTTGGGGCGTTATATCCCAGGGGATTCAATTGTTCACCGATTGGATCCACGTAGCAAATTGCTTACTATGATGCTACTGATTTTGATCGTTTTTTGGGCTAATAATCCCTTAACGAATCTAATTCTTTTTATAGCGACAGGGATTTTTATTGCCTTGTCAGGAGTATCTCTTTCATTTTTTATTCAGGGCTTGAAGTCTATGTTTTTCTTGATTGCCTTCACAACTATTTTTCAACTGTTTTTCATTTCTAATGGGAATGTTTTATTTGAGTTTTCATTTGTGAGAATCACAGATTATGCTTTGCAACAAGCTGGAATTATTTTTTGTCGCTTTGTATTGATTATTTTCTTTTCAACTTTGTTAACTTTAACTACCATGCCTTTAAGTTTGGCATCAGCTGTTGAAGCTTTATTAGCACCTTTAAAGCGTGTGAAAGTTCCAGTTCATGAAATTGGCTTAATGCTATCTATGAGTTTGCGTTTTGTTCCGACCTTAATGGATGATACGACGCGGATTATGAATGCACAGAAAGCGCGTGGAGTGGATTTTGGTGAAGGAAGCATTGTTCAAAAGGTGAAGGCTATGATTCCCATTTTGATTCCTCTTTTTGCGACAAGTTTAAAACGTGCAGATTCCTTGGCTATTGCTATGGAAGCGCGTGGTTATCAGGGGGGGAAAGGCAGAAGTCAATATCGACAACTGAAATGGACACGAAAGGATACGCTGACCATTCTTGTTATTATCGTACTTGGTTGTTGCTTATTTTTCTTAAAATCTTAGTAGCTTTCAGGAATTCATAAAAAATTACTGTAACAGTTTTTGATATAAAGGTAGGGATATGAACCGTTTTAAAAAATCAAAATATGTCATTATTGTTTTTGTCATTGTTCTGCTTGTGTCAGCTCTCTTAGCGACGACTTATTCAAGTACAATTGTGACAAAATTAGGAGATGGAATCTCATTGGTTGATAGAGTTGTACAAAAACCTTTTCAGTGGTTTGATTCTGCCAAATCAGATTTGGCTCATTTGACACGAACATATAATGAAAATGAAAGTTTGAAGAAACAGATTTATCAATTAGAAGTTAAATCAAATGAGGCGGAAAGTTTAAAGACCGAAAATGAACAACTGCGCCAATTGCTTGATATGAAGTCCAAGTTGCAAGCCACAAAGACTTTGGCAGCAGATGTTATTATGCGTTCTCCGGTATCTTGGAAGCAGGAATTGACCCTGGATGCAGGCAAATCAAAAGGGGCTTCTGAGAATATGTTAGCCATTGCAAATGGTGGTTTGATTGGGAGTGTTTCAAAAGTGGAGGACAACTCTACTATGGTCAACCTTCTGACAAATACGGAAAATGCTGATAAGATTTCTGTTAAAATTCAACATGGTTCTACTACAATTTATGGGATTATTGTTGGCTATGACAAGGAAAATGAAGTTCTCAAAATTAGTCAATTAAATAGTAGTGGCGATATTAGTGCAGGAGATAAGGTGACCACTGGTGGATTAGGAAACTTTAATGTTGCTGATATTCCTGTTGGTGAAGTGGTTGCTACAACGCATAGTACGGACTATTTGACACGAGAAGTAACTGTTAAATTGAGTGCAGATACTCATAATGTGAGTGTGATAGAATTAGTGGGGAATTCATAATGAGACAGCTGAAGCGGGTTGGAGTGTTTTTATTGCTTCCTTTCTTTGTTCTAATTGATGCCCATATTAGCCAGCTTTTGGGCTCATTATTTCCCCACGTGCAGTTAGCTAGTCATTTTCTATTTTTGTTTCTCTTATTTGAGACGATTGAAGTATCAGAGTATCTCTATTTAGCCTATTGTTTTGTAGTGGGTTTGGTTTATGACATTTACTTTTTCCACTTGATAGGGATTGCGACTCTGTTATTTGTCCTGTTGGGGGCATTTCTCCATAAATTTAATAGTGTTATTTTATTGAATCGTTGGACGAGAATGCTGGCAATTATTGTCATGACTTTTCTATTTGAGATGGGAGCTTATATACTTGCAATAGTGGTAGGTTTAACTGTGGATAGTATGTCTTTGTTTATAGTCTATAGTTTAGTACCATCAATGATTTTGAACCTTATATGGATGATTACTTTTCAGTTTATTTTTGAAAAATTTTACCTATAAGAAAGAAATAAAAATGTAACAAAGGCGTAATATTCATTAGGCCTTTTTTTGGTATACTAGTAATGTCTTTAAAAGAAGGAGTATCTACGAAATATGAAGAAAAAAATCTTAGCGTCACTTTTACTAAGTACAGTAATGGTTTCTCAAGCAGCTGTTTTAACAACTGCGCATGCAGAAACTACTGATGACAAAATTGCTGCTCAAGATAATAAAATTAGCAACTTAACAGCACAACAACAAGAAGCCCAAAAACAAGTTGATCAAGTTCAGGAGCAAGTATCTGCTATTCAAACAGAGCAATCAAACTTGCAATCTGAAAATGATAGACTACAAGAAGAATCTAAAAAGCTTGAGGGTGAAATTACAGAACTTTCTAAGAATATTGTATCTCGCAATGATTCATTACAAAAACAAGCTCGTAGTGCTCAAACAAATGGAGCTGCAACAAATTACATTAATACAATTGTAAACTCAAAATCAATTACAGAAGCTATTTCACGTGTTGCTGCAATGAGTGAAATCGTATCTGCAAACAACAAAATGTTGGAACAACAAAAAGCAGATAAAAAAGCTATTTCTGAAAAACAAGTAGCAAATAATGATGCAATTAATACAGTTATTGCAAATCAGCAAAAACTAGCTGATGATGCTCAATCATTAACTACAAAACAAGCTGAGTTGAAAGCTGCAGAATTGAATCTTGCTGCTGAAAAGGCTACTGCAGAGGATGAAAAAGCAAGTTTACTTGAGAAAAAAGCTGCAGCAGAAGCAGAAGCTAAAGCAGCTGCAGAAGCAGAAGCAGCTTATAAAGCTAAACAAGCAAGTCAACAACAAAAAGTCGTTGCTTCTGGGAATACAACTTTTACAGCAGAAGTTCAAGCAGTATCAACTACTTCTTCGTCATCTAGTTCGTCTGAATCATCTTCAAGTAGTGCTTCAGCGGAATCAACAAGCTATACTCCTGCACCAGTGAAACAACATCCGACATACAGTACAAATGCATCAAGCTATCCTGTAGGTCAATGTACATGGGGAGTAAAAACTTTAGCACCATGGGCTGGTGATTACTGGGGTAATGGCGGTCAATGGGCTGCAAGTGCAGCAGCTGCAGGTTTCCGTACAGGTTCTACACCACAAGTTGGCGCGATTGCATGTTGGGATGATGGAGGATACGGTCACGTAGCAGTTGTTACAGCAGTTGAATCATCAACTCGTATTCAAGTTTCTGAGTGTAACTATGATGGAAGTGGAACTCAACCAATCGGAAATTATCGTGGATGGTTTAATCCGACAGCATCAAGAGGTACTGTAAGATACATTTATCCAAACTAATATACTGATTATTACTATACAAAGGGTGAGATCTTATTAATCTCACCCTTTGTATAGTGCTGGAAAAATTAATTTCATTATATAATTACTTGAATTTATTTTCTATTTTTATAATTATTTAATTAAAGTAAAATGAAATGTAGAGATTTAGTACGAGTGTAGCATGTTAATAAAAAATGGTTTCTAAGGGAGTCGGTGTTGAAGTTATGTTTAGGTATAAAATAAATGTTGATGCTAAAGAGTGGGATTTATTTTTAGAAAATCATCCTCAAGGAAATTTATTGCAGAGTAGTGATTGGTCCAAGATAAAGGATACTTGGGGGAACGAGAGAGTTGGCTTTTATAAAGATAATCAATTAGTTGGAGTAGCAAATATCTTAATTCAGCCGCTACCATTAGGACTTTCTATGTTTTATATTCCACGAGGTCCAGTAATTGACTATGAAGATAAAGAACTTCTAAAATTTGTTCTTTTAACGTTGAAAAAACTTGCTAAAAAAAGCCATGCAATAATGGTTAAATTTGACCCAAGTTTATTTATAAGTAGAGGTCTTATTGACCAAGAAACTGTCCAAAATTCTATGACTTTAGCAATTGTCGAAGAACTGAAAAAAAATAAAGTTTATTGGACAGGCTTAACAAAGGATATGGCAGAAAATATACAACCACGTTTTCAAGCTAATATTCATAAAGAAAATTTCTCACTGGATCAACTTTCTAAGTCTACTAGACAGGCCATCCGAACTGCAAGAAATAAAGGATTAGAAGTAAAATTTGGTGGACTTGATTTATTAGATGAATTTTCATTTTTAATGAAGAAAACAGAGTCTCGCAAGAATATCAGTTTACGAGGCAAAGATTATTATCAGAAGTTACTGGATACTTATCCTGATCACTCCTTTATCACACTGAGCTATTTAGATCTACCTAATAGACTGAAAGAAGTTGAGCAACAATTCGAAAAGAATCTAAAAACAGAGCAGAAGTTTACAGATAAAACGAAAGAAGGTAAAATAAAAGAGAATCAGCAAGAGAGAAAACGATTAAAGGAAGAAATTTCTTTTCTTAAGAACCATATTGACAGAGGGGATAGTATTGTCCCATTGTCTGGTACTTTAACTATCGAATTTGGGAAAACTTCTGAGAACTTATATGCTGGAATGAATGAAGAATTTAGACACTATCAACCTGCTATTCCTACATGGTTTGAGACAGCACAACATTCTTTTGAACGAGGGGCTGAGACTCATAATATGGGTGGAATTGAAAACAATTTAGAGGGTGGGTTAATTAGCTTTAAATCCAAGTTTAATCCTACTATCGAGGAATTTGCTGGTGAGTTTAATTATCCAACTAGTTCATTATATTTTTTGTTTAATCTAGCTTATAAAATTCGTAAGAAACTTAGAAGTAGATAAGACAAACTAATTATTTTGCCACTATATTAAATTTAAAAAAATTTAGCTATTAGAGCATCCCAGCAGTATATGTTGGAAAGTTAGCAGAAATTACCTACTTTAAAAATCTACTAAAATGACTTGAAAATATTAAAAAAGTATGGTAAAATGAAACTTGTCGTGTGAACGATAATACTCATTCTTGATGAATTGTGAAACAGTTGCCCTTGGGTCGTTTTGCGAGTTGAAGTCAAGAAGAGGAAAAAAACAAAAAGGAGAAATACTCATGGCAGTAATTTCAATGAAACAACTTCTTGAGGCTGGTGTACACTTTGGTCACCAAACTCGTCGCTGGAACCCTAAGATGGCTAAGTACATCTTCACCGAACGTAACGGAATTCACGTTATCGACTTGCAACAAACTGTAAAATACGCTGACCAAGCTTACGATTTCATGCGTGATGCAGCAGCTAACGATGCAGTTGTATTGTTTGTTGGTACTAAGAAACAAGCAGCTGATGCAGTTGCTGAAGAAGCAGTACGTTCAGGTCAATACTTTATTAACCACCGTTGGTTGGGTGGAACTCTTACAAACTGGGGAACAATCCAAAAACGTATCGCTCGTTTGAAAGAAATCAAACGTATGGAAGAAGATGGAACTTTCGAAGTTCTTCCTAAGAAAGAAGTTGCACTTCTTAACAAACAACGTGCACGTCTTGAAAAATTCTTGGGTGGTATCGAAGATATGCCTCGTATCCCAGATGTTATGTACGTAGTTGACCCACATAAAGAGCAAATTGCTGTTAAAGAAGCTAAGAAATTGGGAATCCCAGTTGTAGCGATGGTTGACACAAACACTGATCCAGATGATATCGATGTAATCATCCCAGCTAACGATGATGCTATCCGCGCTGTTAAATTGATCACAGCTAAATTGGCTGACGCTATCATTGAAGGACGTCAAGGTGAAGATGCAGTAGCAGTTGAAGCAGAATTTGTAGCTTCAGAAGCTCAAGCAGATTCAATCGAAGAAATCGTTGAAGTTGTAGAAGGCGACAACGCTTAATTTATATAAATAGTAATTACCTAGGAGGGCGGGGCTTAGCCCGGCTCTCCTATTTTTAAAAATATAGGAGAATAAAAATGGCAGAAATTACAGCTAAACTTGTAAAAGAGTTGCGTGAAAAATCTGGTGCCGGTGTTATGGACGCTAAAAAAGCGCTTGTAGAAACAGACGGTGACATCGAAAAAGCGATTGAATTGCTTCGTGAAAAAGGTATGGCTAAGGCAGCTAAGAAAGCTGACCGTGTTGCTGCAGAAGGTTTGACTGGTGTTTATGTTAACGGTAATGTTGCAGCGGTTATTGAAGTAAACGCTGAAACTGACTTCGTTGCGAAAAACGCTCAATTCGTTGAATTGGTAAATACTACAGCTAAAGTTATTGCTGAAGGAAAACCTGCAAATAATGAAGAAGCACTTGCTTTGACAATGCCTTCAGGTGAAACTCTTGAAGCTGCATACGTATCTGCAACAGCAACTATCGGAGAAAAAATCTCATTCCGTCGCTTTGCATTGATTGAAAAAACAGATGCACAACACTTTGGAGCTTACCAACATAACGGTGGACGTATCGGTGTTATTTCAGTTGTTGAAGGTGGAGATGAAGCGCTTGCTAAACAATTGTCAATGCACATCGCAGCGATGAAACCAACAGTTCTTTCTTACAAAGAATTGGATGAGCAATTCGTTAAAGATGAGTTGGCACAATTGAACCACGTTATCGACCAAGATAACGAAAGTCGTGCAATGGTTAACAAACCAGCTCTTCCACACTTGAAGTATGGATCGAAATCACAATTGACTGATGAAGTGATTGCCCAAGCTGAAGCTGACATCAAAGCTGAATTGGCTGCAGAAGGTAAACCAGAAAAAATCTGGGACAAAATCATCCCAGGTAAAATGGATCGCTTCATGCTTGACAACACTAAAGTTGACCAAGCTTACACACTTCTTGCACAAGTATACATCATGGATGACAGCAAGACAGTTGAAGCATATCTTGAATCAGTTAACGCTTCAGTAGTTGAGTTCGCTCGCTTTGAAGTTGGTGAAGGTATCGAAAAAGCTGCAAACGACTTCGAAGCTGAAGTTGCAGCTACAATGGCAGCAGCCTTGAATAACTAATAATAAAAAGGAAGGAAGCTAAATTGCTTCCTTTTTTCTATGCAGTCAATCTTTATAGGGAGATGTTCCTACTTTTAAGGTATAAATAAAAAGCCCTATAATAAGGGCCAAGTGTATTTAGGAGACTACACTTCAAATTCATAGAGTGCTGTAGAGAGATAACGTTCACCGTTATCTGGTGCTAGAGCAAGGACTTTCTTACCTGTACCTAATTTCTTGGCAACTTCAATTGCTCCGTAGATAGCTGCAGCTGAAGAAATCCCTACAAGGAAACCTTCTTTTCCACCAATTTCACGGCCGAGTGCTAGAGCATCGTCTGACGTTACACGAACGATACCATCATAAGCCTTTGTATCCAGTGTATCAGGAATAAATCCAGCTGAGATACCTTGAATTTTGTGTGGTCCAGGTTTTTCACCAGATAGAATAGCAGATTCGTCTGCCTCTACTGCAAAAACTTGAATGTTAGAATTTGCTGATTTGAGTGCATGAGAAACACCAGAAATCGTTCCACCGGTACCCACTCCAGCAACAAAGGCATCTAGTCCATCTTTACCGAAAGCAGCTAGTATTTCAGCTCCTGTTGTTCTTTCGTGTACTTCTGGATTAGCTGGATTGTCAAATTGAAGAGGAAGGAAACCATCACGTTCAGCAGCGATTTCTTGAGCCTTAGCAATAGCACCTTTCATTCCCTCGCTTCCAGGAGTTAGGACGAGTTCAGCGCCATAAGCTTGGATAATCTTACGTCGCTCTACACTCATAGTTTCAGGCATAACGATGACGACTTTATACCCTTTAGCAGCACCTACCCATGAAAGTCCAATACCAGTGTTTCCACTTGTTGCTTCAACAATAGTAGAACCAGGTTTCAGAATACCGTCTTGTTCAGCTTTTTCAATCATGCTAAGAGCAATACGATCTTTTACAGAAGAACCAGGGTTGAATGCTTCAAGCTTTACATAGACGTCAGCAGCCCCTTCTGGCACGATGTTGTTGAGTTTAACAATCGGAGTTTGACCGATTAATTCAGTAATGTTGTTATAAATAGACATATGAATACCTCTTTGTATAAGATATTTCTAGTATAACGCTATCTATACCATTTGTAAAATATAGAAATCCTATCGAAGTGATAGGATTTTTTTATATCAAAGGTCTAAGCCGTTAATTTTCAAGCGATTGTGATAAGCTAATTCTAATAAATAGGTGTAAAGTGGAATGATATCCGTTTTCTTAGGGAATTCAAATTTATGAGCATTAAAATGCTCATTATGTGCTTTTAGAAAGACATTTTCTAAATAAGTAATAGTAATTTCACTATCATCTATACCTGCTCCAGCAGTTTCCATTTCAACGTTAACAATGTTCATCAAAAAGATTGATTTAATAGACATCTTACGACCGGTAGCACCTTGTTTATCTGTAAAGATAATACGTATATTTGTAAATATAATTGAGTCACGAATCAGTTTATATCCACTTTGAATTTCTTCATTTTCTAGTAGATATTGTCCATATTCTTTGATAAGAGTTTCTTTGTTTTGCTCGCTAAAGTTACCAGCGAGTCCTTGAATGAATTTACCAAATGCCATATTTTTCTCCTTTGTTTACACTAAGTTTACAGGAACTTCAACTTCTCGTAAACCTTGATCAGTTAAAGTGACTTTTCCATTAAAAAACTCTACAAGTGCAGCTTTAATATTTTCTTTTTCTTCTTTATCAACATAAATCATTGTATCGACTTGATCTGTAAAGTTTGTCTCAAGTTCCATGAGATCATGTTCCTTAAGGAAGTTACTGTACTCTTGGTACTGAGCGTAAGACATTTGAATAGCA carries:
- the mreD gene encoding rod shape-determining protein MreD produces the protein MRQLKRVGVFLLLPFFVLIDAHISQLLGSLFPHVQLASHFLFLFLLFETIEVSEYLYLAYCFVVGLVYDIYFFHLIGIATLLFVLLGAFLHKFNSVILLNRWTRMLAIIVMTFLFEMGAYILAIVVGLTVDSMSLFIVYSLVPSMILNLIWMITFQFIFEKFYL
- the pgsA gene encoding CDP-diacylglycerol--glycerol-3-phosphate 3-phosphatidyltransferase, coding for MKKEQIPNLLTIGRILFIPIFIFILTIGNSIESHIVAAIIFAIASITDYLDGYLARKWNVVSNFGKFADPMADKLLVMSAFIMLIELGMAPAWIVAVIICRELAVTGLRLLLVETGGTVLAAAMPGKIKTFSQMFAIIFLLLHWTLLGQVLLYVALFFTIYSGYDYFKGSAYVFKGTFGSK
- the rodZ gene encoding cytoskeleton protein RodZ: MRKKTIGEVLRLARTNQGLTLEELHKKTEIQLDMLEAMEADDFDQLPSPFYTRSFLRKYAWAVELDERIVLDAYDSGSMITYEEVDVDEDELTGRRRSSKKNKASFLPLFYFILFALSIVIFVTYYVWNYIQNQPERSFASSYSVVQATSSTSSVTPSSSSSSSSSSSNIEPVISVSGEGNYVEIAYKTSKETAKLQLSVSDARSWVSVSESELEGGVTLSPDNKSAETTVSTKNPVTITLGVVKGVALTVDNQTVDLSNLTAQTGQITVTFTRN
- the mreC gene encoding rod shape-determining protein MreC; translated protein: MNRFKKSKYVIIVFVIVLLVSALLATTYSSTIVTKLGDGISLVDRVVQKPFQWFDSAKSDLAHLTRTYNENESLKKQIYQLEVKSNEAESLKTENEQLRQLLDMKSKLQATKTLAADVIMRSPVSWKQELTLDAGKSKGASENMLAIANGGLIGSVSKVEDNSTMVNLLTNTENADKISVKIQHGSTTIYGIIVGYDKENEVLKISQLNSSGDISAGDKVTTGGLGNFNVADIPVGEVVATTHSTDYLTREVTVKLSADTHNVSVIELVGNS
- the yfmH gene encoding EF-P 5-aminopentanol modification-associated protein YfmH translates to MTKVVFEEKYYPAVKEMVYRTRLSNGLTVALLPKKEFKEVYGSVTVQFGSVDTLVTEVDGDVKQYPAGIAHFLEHKLFEREDASDLMSAFTSLGADSNAFTSFTKTSYLFSATDHFLENLDLLDELVTSAHFTEGSILREQDIIQQEREMYQDDPDSCLFFSTLANLYPGTPLAIDIVGSEESISQINLTNLQENFTMFYKPVNMSLFLVGNFDVDQVQDYFERKELEDLDVQELAREKFVLQSIKQTDSMRMEVSSPKLAIGVRGKQEVAEADCYRHHILLKLLFAMMFGWTSDRFQKLYESGKIDASFSLEVEVTSRFHFVMLTMDTKEPVALSHQFRKAIRNFTKDLDITEDHLDIIKREMFGEFFSSMNSLEFIATQYDAFENGETIFDFPKILQEITLEDVLDAGHHLIEDGDIVDFTIFPS
- a CDS encoding energy-coupling factor ABC transporter ATP-binding protein, which produces MKSIIDVKNLSFRYKESQEYYDVKDITFHVKRGEWLSIVGHNGSGKSTTVRLIDGLLEAESGEIVIDGQRLTEENVWNIRRQIGMVFQNPDNQFVGATVEDDVAFGLENQGLSRQEMKKRVEEALDLVGMLDFKKREPARLSGGQKQRVAIAGVVALRPAILILDEATSMLDPEGRRELIETVKGIRKDYDMTVISITHDLEEVAMSDRVLVMKKGEIESTSSPRELFSRNDLDQIGLDDPFANQLKHSLSQNGYDLPENYLTESELEDKLWELL
- a CDS encoding energy-coupling factor transporter ATPase; translated protein: MGIALENVSFTYQEGTPLASTALSDVSLTIEDGSYTALIGHTGSGKSTILQLLDGLLVPSQGSVRVFDTLITSTSKNKDIRQIRKQVGLVFQFAENQIFEETVLKDVAFGPQNFGVSEEDAEQIAREKLALVGIDESLFNRSPFELSGGQMRRVAIAGILAMEPAILVLDEPTAGLDPLGRKELMNLFKKLHQSGMTIVLVTHLMDDVAEYANQVYVMEKGRLVKFGKPSDVFQDVVFMEEVLLGVPKITAFCKRLADRGVSFKRLPIKIEEFKESLNG
- a CDS encoding energy-coupling factor transporter transmembrane component T family protein, coding for MDSMILGRYIPGDSIVHRLDPRSKLLTMMLLILIVFWANNPLTNLILFIATGIFIALSGVSLSFFIQGLKSMFFLIAFTTIFQLFFISNGNVLFEFSFVRITDYALQQAGIIFCRFVLIIFFSTLLTLTTMPLSLASAVEALLAPLKRVKVPVHEIGLMLSMSLRFVPTLMDDTTRIMNAQKARGVDFGEGSIVQKVKAMIPILIPLFATSLKRADSLAIAMEARGYQGGKGRSQYRQLKWTRKDTLTILVIIVLGCCLFFLKS